The following coding sequences are from one Pyxidicoccus xibeiensis window:
- a CDS encoding FxsA family protein has product MFKYLLLAFTVVPFIELYLLLAIGRQVGLVPTLAMVLVTGLVGASLARREGGRVVKSWRESMARGQVPEEGILSGALVLVGGALLVAPGVFTDVVGLLLLIPPTRRFVAARLKRMLERKVRDGSVRVTTVGFGGFGGFQDTRGGPFAGGVFQDGAGPAPRPRQEGPVQGEVDAEFTEDKPRH; this is encoded by the coding sequence GTGTTCAAGTACCTCCTGCTGGCCTTCACCGTCGTGCCCTTCATCGAGCTGTACCTGCTGTTGGCCATCGGCCGGCAGGTGGGGCTCGTGCCCACGCTCGCCATGGTGCTGGTGACGGGCCTGGTCGGAGCCTCGCTCGCCCGGCGGGAGGGCGGGCGCGTGGTGAAGAGCTGGCGCGAGTCCATGGCCCGGGGCCAGGTGCCCGAGGAGGGCATTCTCAGCGGCGCCCTGGTGCTGGTGGGCGGCGCGCTGCTCGTCGCGCCCGGCGTCTTCACGGACGTGGTGGGGCTGCTGCTGCTGATTCCTCCGACGCGCCGCTTCGTGGCCGCGCGGCTGAAGCGGATGCTGGAGCGCAAGGTGCGAGACGGCTCCGTGCGCGTCACCACCGTGGGCTTCGGCGGGTTCGGTGGGTTCCAGGACACGCGCGGCGGGCCGTTCGCAGGCGGCGTGTTCCAGGACGGCGCCGGGCCGGCGCCCCGCCCACGGCAGGAGGGGCCGGTGCAGGGCGAGGTGGACGCGGAGTTCACCGAGGACAAGCCGCGGCACTGA
- a CDS encoding c-type cytochrome: MRTQALGGRPRQPRGGVPFMLLLAVLVSPAALAQGASRGARLFAQRCGTCHSVGEGDRVGPDLHGVLERRDEAWLTRFLESPGALIDAGDPVATALLKQFNGIRMPDQPLSEEERAGLYTFFRECTAKGKGSCKPSPTQKPGTDATPEEVALGRRLFEGTEALAQGGPSCLGCHDVRGTGVAGGGTLGPNLTFTFARHGDRGLTPLLAKLDTPLMRELYAKAPLTEEEQYALKAYLADASRDGSRPRKDRDFFFLGVVGLLAALGFIGLVWGPRGTDPRAH; encoded by the coding sequence ATGCGGACACAAGCCCTGGGTGGACGGCCGCGCCAGCCGCGCGGGGGCGTCCCCTTCATGCTGTTGCTGGCAGTGCTGGTCTCGCCCGCCGCGCTGGCGCAAGGCGCCTCGCGGGGCGCCCGGCTCTTCGCGCAGCGCTGCGGCACCTGCCACTCGGTGGGCGAGGGTGACCGCGTGGGCCCGGACCTGCACGGCGTGCTGGAGCGGCGCGACGAGGCGTGGCTCACCCGCTTCCTGGAGAGCCCGGGCGCGCTCATCGACGCGGGCGACCCGGTCGCCACCGCGCTGCTGAAGCAGTTCAACGGAATCCGCATGCCCGACCAGCCGCTCTCCGAAGAGGAGCGCGCCGGGCTCTACACCTTCTTCCGCGAGTGCACCGCGAAGGGGAAGGGCAGCTGCAAGCCGTCTCCCACGCAGAAGCCGGGGACGGACGCCACGCCGGAGGAGGTGGCCCTGGGCCGCCGCCTCTTCGAGGGCACCGAGGCGCTGGCCCAGGGCGGCCCCTCCTGCCTGGGCTGCCATGACGTGCGCGGCACCGGCGTGGCCGGTGGCGGCACGCTGGGCCCCAACCTCACCTTCACCTTCGCGCGCCACGGGGACAGGGGGCTGACGCCGCTGCTGGCGAAGCTGGACACGCCGCTGATGCGCGAGCTGTACGCGAAGGCGCCGCTCACGGAGGAGGAGCAGTACGCCCTCAAGGCGTACCTGGCGGACGCCTCCCGCGACGGCAGCAGGCCGCGCAAGGACAGGGACTTCTTCTTCCTCGGCGTCGTGGGGCTGCTCGCCGCGCTGGGATTCATCGGACTCGTCTGGGGGCCGCGCGGGACGGACCCGCGCGCCCACTGA
- a CDS encoding YkgJ family cysteine cluster protein, with product MRTRDWDEQDDESPTGGTRERERALKETRTVYRQADAAYAPYSCPASGECCQLARTGRQPWLWQPEWELLSRGRPLPPPRGDGGCPYLDAAGLRCTVYADRPFGCRTFFCERIRGPARQPAEAVGSLLERLERISERVAPALKAPRPLLEWHAEARAAGTPEDT from the coding sequence ATGCGGACGCGGGACTGGGACGAGCAGGACGACGAGTCACCGACGGGCGGCACCCGGGAGCGGGAGCGCGCGCTGAAGGAGACGCGCACCGTCTACCGCCAGGCGGACGCGGCGTACGCGCCCTACTCGTGTCCGGCCAGTGGCGAGTGCTGCCAGCTGGCGCGCACGGGCCGTCAGCCGTGGCTGTGGCAGCCGGAGTGGGAGCTGCTGTCGCGGGGCCGTCCGCTGCCGCCGCCGCGCGGGGACGGGGGCTGTCCCTACCTGGACGCGGCGGGCCTGCGCTGCACGGTGTACGCGGACCGGCCCTTCGGCTGCCGCACCTTCTTCTGCGAGCGCATCCGCGGGCCGGCGCGCCAGCCGGCGGAGGCGGTGGGCTCGCTGCTGGAGCGGCTGGAGCGCATCTCCGAGCGCGTGGCCCCCGCGCTGAAGGCCCCGCGCCCCCTGCTCGAGTGGCACGCCGAGGCCCGGGCCGCGGGGACTCCGGAAGACACCTGA
- a CDS encoding glycerate kinase gives MISPRWLVAPQEFKGTLTAAEAAEAMAKGIRESSPEVVLDVAPLADGGPGTVDALLAGTRGERRRQVVRGPLGEPVEACWALVEDGRTAVVEMAAASGLSLLAPEARDARRASTYGTGELMRAALDAGCERLIVGLGGSATTDGGTGALAALGYRFLDAKGQPLEPGGAALAGLATVDASGRHPRLGVVELLGATDVTAPLLGADGAARLFGPQKGADAAAVDELEAALAHLSAVVGAMAVGWPGTGAAGGFGFGLAALLGARLVPGYELVSRALGLERRVLLADVVLTGEGRFDRQTSMGKGPGGLARLAREHGTPVVLFAGCVDRSDGLELDLFHEVVDLTSQAQPGEPASKVLCEAAARWSAARLKGGR, from the coding sequence GTGATTTCTCCCCGCTGGCTCGTCGCGCCGCAGGAGTTCAAGGGAACGCTCACCGCCGCGGAAGCCGCGGAGGCGATGGCGAAGGGCATCCGCGAGTCCTCGCCGGAGGTGGTGCTGGACGTCGCGCCGCTGGCGGACGGCGGCCCCGGCACGGTGGACGCGCTGCTGGCGGGCACGCGCGGCGAGCGTCGCCGGCAGGTGGTGCGCGGGCCGCTGGGCGAGCCGGTGGAGGCGTGCTGGGCGCTGGTGGAGGACGGGCGCACGGCCGTGGTGGAGATGGCGGCGGCGTCGGGCCTGTCGCTGCTGGCGCCGGAGGCGAGGGACGCGCGGCGTGCGTCCACGTACGGCACGGGCGAGCTGATGCGCGCGGCGCTGGACGCGGGCTGCGAGCGCCTCATCGTCGGGCTGGGAGGCAGCGCCACCACGGACGGCGGCACGGGCGCGCTGGCGGCGCTGGGCTACCGCTTCCTGGATGCGAAGGGGCAGCCGCTGGAGCCCGGAGGCGCCGCGCTGGCCGGGCTCGCCACGGTGGACGCGAGCGGCCGCCATCCCCGGCTGGGCGTGGTGGAGCTGCTGGGCGCCACGGACGTCACGGCGCCGCTGCTGGGGGCGGACGGGGCCGCGCGCCTCTTCGGGCCCCAGAAGGGGGCGGACGCGGCGGCGGTGGACGAGCTCGAGGCGGCGCTGGCGCACCTGTCGGCGGTGGTCGGCGCCATGGCGGTGGGCTGGCCCGGGACGGGCGCGGCGGGAGGCTTCGGCTTCGGGCTGGCGGCGCTGCTGGGGGCGAGGCTGGTGCCCGGCTACGAGCTGGTGTCGCGAGCGCTGGGCCTGGAGCGGCGGGTGCTGCTGGCGGACGTGGTGCTGACGGGCGAGGGGCGCTTCGACCGGCAGACGTCCATGGGCAAGGGCCCCGGAGGGCTGGCGCGGCTGGCCCGCGAGCACGGCACGCCGGTGGTGCTCTTCGCGGGCTGCGTGGACCGCTCGGACGGACTGGAGCTGGACCTCTTCCACGAGGTGGTGGACCTGACCTCCCAGGCCCAGCCGGGAGAGCCGGCCTCGAAGGTGCTCTGCGAGGCCGCCGCGCGCTGGTCCGCGGCGCGCCTCAAGGGCGGACGCTAG
- a CDS encoding acyltransferase family protein, protein MKRLAPSFTFEKQPDRHPGLDGARGLAVLAMVMGHTLDALLAPAARALPWVQHYWAFRGVTAPLFLLVSGWAVVAALGTKPTAARDTYGRRVRRALLLLFLGYLLHWPGWWAVRDLGWTEAMLSKVLSFDALQCIGFALLLGATLLRLAPARWWGRAGVLLALAVGVPLVSAAMWRLGVGLPGPVQQLIGSAEGARFPFFPWAGFFFAGAFAAHALNLLRPGWPQGLALVALGAGLFGLTHLMPSDWSPTSPWMVAYRVGQGLVVMGAVNLLPRRLSGLLAPFGRLSLWIYVLHLPVVYGWADIAGLAGRVGQTLSLPAAVGVGVALLLVCALVARVGRWVREQVRPWRTGSTTLGSTVGGARLGTRV, encoded by the coding sequence GTGAAACGACTCGCCCCCTCGTTCACCTTCGAGAAGCAGCCAGACCGGCACCCCGGACTCGACGGGGCGCGGGGTCTGGCCGTGTTGGCGATGGTGATGGGGCACACGCTGGACGCGCTGCTGGCGCCCGCCGCGCGCGCGCTGCCCTGGGTGCAGCACTACTGGGCCTTCCGCGGGGTGACAGCGCCGCTGTTCCTGCTGGTGAGCGGGTGGGCGGTGGTGGCGGCGCTCGGGACGAAGCCCACGGCGGCCCGGGACACGTATGGTCGCCGCGTGCGCCGGGCGTTGCTGCTGCTGTTCCTCGGCTACCTGCTGCACTGGCCGGGCTGGTGGGCGGTTCGGGACCTGGGGTGGACGGAGGCGATGCTGTCCAAGGTCCTCTCCTTCGACGCGCTCCAGTGCATCGGCTTCGCGCTGCTGCTCGGCGCCACCCTGCTGCGGCTGGCGCCGGCCCGGTGGTGGGGCCGCGCGGGCGTGCTGCTGGCACTGGCGGTGGGCGTCCCCCTGGTGAGCGCGGCGATGTGGCGCCTGGGCGTCGGGCTGCCCGGCCCGGTGCAGCAGCTCATCGGCAGCGCCGAGGGCGCCCGCTTCCCCTTCTTCCCGTGGGCGGGCTTCTTCTTCGCCGGGGCCTTCGCCGCGCACGCGCTGAACCTGCTGCGCCCGGGCTGGCCGCAGGGGCTGGCGCTGGTGGCGCTGGGCGCGGGGCTCTTCGGACTGACGCACCTGATGCCGTCCGACTGGAGTCCCACGAGCCCGTGGATGGTGGCGTACCGGGTGGGCCAGGGGCTCGTGGTGATGGGCGCGGTGAACCTGCTGCCCCGGCGGCTGAGCGGGCTGCTGGCGCCCTTCGGACGGCTGTCGCTGTGGATCTACGTGCTGCACCTGCCGGTGGTCTACGGCTGGGCGGACATCGCCGGCCTGGCCGGGCGCGTGGGCCAGACGCTGTCGCTGCCCGCGGCGGTGGGCGTGGGCGTGGCGCTGCTCCTGGTCTGCGCGCTGGTGGCGCGCGTGGGCCGCTGGGTGCGTGAGCAGGTGCGGCCCTGGCGGACGGGCTCCACCACGCTGGGCTCCACCGTCGGCGGCGCGCGCCTGGGCACGCGCGTCTAG
- a CDS encoding amidohydrolase family protein, which yields MKSYSVNEGDTPDSIAQRFGFESWKVVYDHKENAPLRKLRGPNEIKPGDEVMIPVLPEKVTLNGGAPSSFVADPGAKKWPPVVFDAHMHIQSGNCTPLPPIYGLLGERVGALAVFGKLHASRGVVNAFGRAAAWIHRIPIAPISRMMPLIGEWSCLPTNDIGHRTVKHNDKLIKSTYPRFDSAMRLATDAEDNYLGMSIVLTMDMDYCHMDGYWGVPIYQEDPETGAVFHYERRSGVPEYKGKAVEIPDSEWVLHETWEQQRELTEEVAVTHPFRMLPMYHYEPRRYLKAEPWDEPFAQVATPSKPGLYVGFKMYSSQGYMPSDFKNTLPDGTQRLPHLKDFFSRCASEGIPVMTHCTPSGFYTHQRRFFLDLEPDAAKRKKYTPDSGPVLEALATFRKERTRFKKDLKDSRKMEEARLSAKELLKSYRKQVQQERLRYFKDHYIHPEAWRSLLAEVPSLKVCLAHFASDEAIWMRGLRKALKDKPGLQEEDPKDRKAEERLISEWEKEQKDKGLSLDHFLDGDGLVYEKDWIDSIVKLCADYENVYTDISYLPLVSRFPLGRKYPYWKKLAEVLESNPKMLDRVMFGTDWYMVLGDSVKYDKWIEDSVTGLEEVSKYLKKQGKGINLFHQFAIVNPLRFYRMTEVAPQVKAALEEEIPKRETRKKKQDKLKEQLNRNYAILMRAQEPLAELKKDEHAPETGFRFI from the coding sequence ATGAAGTCTTACAGCGTGAACGAGGGCGACACCCCCGACAGCATCGCCCAGCGTTTCGGCTTCGAGAGCTGGAAGGTGGTCTACGACCACAAGGAGAACGCGCCGCTGCGCAAGCTGCGCGGCCCCAATGAAATCAAGCCCGGCGACGAGGTGATGATTCCCGTCCTGCCGGAGAAGGTGACGCTCAACGGCGGCGCCCCCAGCAGCTTCGTCGCCGACCCGGGCGCGAAGAAGTGGCCGCCCGTCGTCTTCGACGCGCACATGCACATCCAGAGCGGCAACTGCACGCCGCTGCCGCCCATCTACGGCCTGCTCGGCGAGCGCGTGGGCGCCCTGGCCGTGTTCGGCAAGCTGCACGCGTCTCGCGGCGTGGTGAATGCCTTCGGGCGCGCGGCGGCGTGGATCCACCGCATCCCCATTGCGCCCATCTCCCGGATGATGCCGCTCATCGGCGAGTGGTCCTGCCTGCCCACCAACGACATCGGCCACCGCACCGTCAAGCACAACGACAAGCTCATCAAGAGCACGTACCCCCGCTTCGACAGCGCGATGCGGCTGGCCACCGACGCCGAGGACAACTACCTGGGCATGTCCATCGTCCTCACCATGGACATGGACTACTGCCACATGGATGGCTACTGGGGCGTGCCCATCTACCAGGAGGACCCGGAGACGGGCGCCGTCTTCCACTACGAGCGGCGCAGCGGGGTGCCGGAGTACAAGGGCAAGGCGGTGGAGATCCCCGACAGCGAGTGGGTGCTCCACGAGACGTGGGAGCAGCAGCGCGAGCTCACGGAGGAGGTCGCCGTCACGCACCCCTTCCGCATGCTGCCCATGTATCACTACGAGCCCCGGCGCTACCTGAAGGCGGAGCCCTGGGACGAGCCCTTCGCCCAGGTGGCCACGCCGTCCAAGCCCGGGCTCTACGTGGGCTTCAAGATGTACTCGTCGCAGGGGTACATGCCGTCGGACTTCAAGAACACGCTGCCGGACGGCACGCAGCGGCTGCCGCACCTGAAGGACTTCTTCTCCCGGTGCGCCAGCGAGGGCATCCCGGTGATGACCCACTGCACGCCGTCGGGCTTCTACACGCACCAGCGGCGCTTCTTCCTCGACCTGGAGCCGGACGCGGCGAAGCGCAAGAAGTACACGCCGGACTCCGGGCCGGTGCTCGAGGCGCTCGCCACGTTCCGCAAGGAGCGGACCCGCTTCAAGAAGGACCTCAAGGACTCGCGGAAGATGGAGGAGGCCCGGCTCAGCGCGAAGGAGCTGCTCAAGTCCTATCGCAAGCAGGTCCAGCAGGAGCGGCTGCGCTACTTCAAGGACCACTACATCCACCCGGAGGCGTGGCGCTCGCTGCTCGCGGAGGTGCCCTCCCTGAAGGTCTGCCTGGCCCACTTCGCGTCGGACGAGGCCATCTGGATGCGCGGGCTGCGCAAGGCCCTCAAGGACAAGCCGGGGCTCCAGGAGGAGGACCCCAAGGACCGCAAGGCCGAGGAGCGCCTCATCTCCGAATGGGAGAAGGAGCAGAAGGACAAGGGCCTCTCCCTGGACCACTTCCTCGACGGGGACGGGCTCGTCTACGAGAAGGACTGGATCGACTCCATCGTGAAGCTCTGCGCCGACTACGAGAACGTCTACACGGACATCTCGTACCTGCCGCTCGTCAGCCGCTTCCCGCTGGGGCGCAAGTACCCCTACTGGAAGAAGCTGGCCGAGGTGCTGGAGTCGAACCCGAAGATGTTGGACCGGGTGATGTTCGGCACCGACTGGTACATGGTGCTCGGGGACTCGGTGAAGTACGACAAGTGGATCGAGGACTCCGTCACCGGCCTGGAAGAGGTGTCGAAGTACCTGAAGAAGCAGGGCAAGGGCATCAACCTCTTCCACCAGTTCGCCATCGTGAATCCGCTGCGGTTCTACCGGATGACGGAGGTGGCGCCGCAGGTGAAGGCGGCGCTGGAAGAGGAGATTCCCAAGCGGGAGACGCGCAAGAAGAAGCAGGACAAGCTGAAGGAGCAGCTCAACCGCAACTACGCCATCCTCATGCGCGCCCAGGAGCCCCTGGCGGAGCTGAAGAAGGACGAACACGCGCCCGAGACGGGCTTCCGGTTCATCTGA
- a CDS encoding respiratory nitrate reductase subunit gamma, with product MSDSFLFSFLPYAAAGVAVAGLVRRQLSRAPARAPAPDEPWTPAGRAVLAGGATVALTHLLGLAAPRAMQVFNASPARLFTLEAVSLIGGMLLGWGLLSLTLRRVQERQWAQAGFLGLLLAQVLTGLHIAVALRWASAWYLHVSVPYLRSLLAFQPDATRLAAAPGIFQVHLLAGFVLLAVAPFVRARRAVGLALVPRAPESPLLATPREETP from the coding sequence ATGAGCGACTCGTTCCTCTTCTCGTTCCTTCCCTATGCCGCGGCCGGCGTGGCCGTGGCGGGCCTGGTGCGCCGCCAGCTGTCACGCGCGCCCGCACGGGCTCCCGCTCCTGACGAGCCCTGGACGCCCGCGGGCCGGGCCGTGCTGGCCGGTGGCGCCACCGTGGCCCTCACCCATCTGCTGGGGCTGGCCGCGCCCCGGGCGATGCAGGTCTTCAACGCGTCCCCGGCGCGCCTCTTCACGCTGGAGGCCGTGAGCCTCATCGGCGGCATGCTGCTGGGCTGGGGGCTTCTGAGCCTCACCCTGCGCCGCGTGCAGGAGCGGCAGTGGGCCCAGGCGGGCTTCCTGGGGCTGCTGCTGGCCCAGGTGCTCACCGGCCTGCACATCGCGGTGGCGCTGCGCTGGGCCTCCGCCTGGTACCTCCACGTCTCGGTGCCGTACCTGCGCTCGCTGCTGGCCTTCCAGCCGGACGCGACGCGGCTGGCCGCGGCCCCCGGCATCTTCCAGGTCCACCTGCTGGCGGGCTTCGTGCTGCTGGCGGTGGCCCCCTTCGTCCGCGCTCGGCGGGCGGTGGGGCTGGCGCTGGTGCCGCGGGCTCCGGAGTCGCCGCTCCTCGCCACGCCCCGGGAGGAGACGCCGTGA
- a CDS encoding class I SAM-dependent rRNA methyltransferase gives MPTSSKPPNSQRGGRPPPAQGRGRPHHARPEKPAPDRTTPDIAPDGLPQVSLVRRGVERWQAGHPWIYRADLNGDPALAGGEVVRVTDGRGWFLGKAFYSKQSKISLRWLTFEDVAVDADFFRQRLLSADELRRRALPGEATYRVVHGEADGIPGLVVDRYGDWLSVQFLVPATEQRKALLVDLLQEQFRPRGIINRSDVGVRNLEGLTPEKGVLRGEAPGPVSFDEGLVRMRADLLEGQKTGAFLDQRENHVMAAHYAHGEALDCFSYVGGFALQLATRAKHVTAIEISESAAAQLKENAASNKLTNLDVVVANAFDFLRDAVDDGKHFDTIVLDPPSFAKNKDAIAAALRGYKEINLRAMQLLRPGGILISASCTYHVDEQGFEDMLASAAADARRRVQIIERRGAGRDHPVLLNLRETRYLKCFVLRVL, from the coding sequence ATGCCGACCTCCTCCAAGCCCCCGAATTCCCAGCGCGGTGGCCGTCCCCCTCCCGCCCAGGGCCGGGGCCGCCCCCACCACGCCCGTCCCGAGAAGCCCGCTCCGGACCGCACCACGCCCGACATCGCGCCCGACGGCCTGCCCCAGGTGTCGCTGGTGCGCCGGGGCGTGGAGCGCTGGCAGGCCGGCCACCCGTGGATATATCGCGCCGACCTCAACGGCGACCCGGCCCTCGCCGGCGGTGAGGTGGTGCGGGTGACGGACGGCCGCGGCTGGTTCCTCGGCAAGGCCTTCTATTCGAAGCAGTCGAAGATTTCGCTGCGCTGGCTCACGTTCGAGGACGTGGCGGTGGACGCGGACTTCTTCCGCCAGCGCCTCCTGTCCGCGGACGAACTGCGCCGCCGCGCGCTGCCGGGCGAGGCCACGTACCGCGTGGTGCACGGCGAGGCGGACGGGATTCCGGGCCTGGTGGTGGACCGGTACGGCGACTGGCTCAGCGTGCAGTTCCTGGTGCCCGCCACCGAGCAGCGCAAGGCGCTCCTCGTGGACCTGCTGCAGGAGCAGTTCCGCCCGCGCGGCATCATCAACCGCTCGGACGTGGGCGTGCGCAACCTGGAGGGGCTCACCCCGGAGAAGGGCGTCCTGCGCGGCGAGGCGCCCGGCCCGGTGTCCTTCGACGAGGGCCTGGTGCGCATGCGCGCGGACCTGCTCGAGGGCCAGAAGACGGGCGCGTTCCTGGACCAGCGGGAGAACCACGTCATGGCGGCGCACTACGCGCATGGCGAGGCGCTGGACTGCTTCTCGTACGTGGGCGGCTTCGCGCTCCAGCTCGCGACGCGGGCGAAGCACGTGACGGCGATTGAAATCTCGGAGTCGGCGGCGGCGCAGCTCAAGGAGAACGCGGCTTCCAACAAGCTCACCAACCTGGACGTGGTGGTGGCCAACGCGTTCGACTTCCTGCGCGACGCGGTGGACGACGGGAAGCACTTCGACACCATCGTCCTGGACCCGCCGTCCTTCGCGAAGAACAAGGACGCCATCGCCGCGGCGCTGCGCGGGTACAAGGAAATCAACCTGCGCGCCATGCAGCTGCTCAGGCCCGGCGGCATCCTCATCAGCGCCTCCTGCACGTACCACGTGGACGAGCAGGGCTTCGAGGACATGCTGGCCTCGGCCGCCGCGGACGCGCGCCGGCGGGTGCAAATCATCGAACGGCGCGGCGCGGGCCGGGACCACCCGGTGCTGCTCAACCTGCGCGAGACGCGCTACCTCAAGTGCTTCGTGCTCCGGGTGCTGTGA
- a CDS encoding type VI secretion system Vgr family protein: SESLQGLYRNQFQLLPKAVPFRPRRLTALPQIAGPQTATVTGPAGEEIHTDAHGRVKVQFHWDREGKRDEKSSCWVRVGQPWGGPAWGDVWLPRIGQEVIVRFLEGDPDRPLVAGAVYNGANTVPYALPDEKTKSTRKSASSLGSDGFNEVRVEDAAGEEEVFTHAQKDEDLLTEDNKEQLVQGYEDLLVKKDRKRTVEGNQKLHVEKDDVGVVEGNQTLLVQKNRDTTTTGSHDEAVEGNQAMTVGKNITVLVAQGTMESVGAAKATTIGGGYSVNVALVYNEATGGARLLQIGAAHTEYIVGSKQETVSKDKQSKVMGDQGAQTRGMLTITIGKDLTEQVKKTSSLFVEGPISVLAKKFELKADTFSLAVNEKEFLRIEKSGNVTLSANTLTLEGSEIKMKGAKIKKEAAGSLKGLTLEKQEVESLVEPKPGPVEFSLKDPKGKPLANQKFELTLPDGTVKKGTLDGSGKAKLEDMPAGQFQLTFPELESSLTRQKSDA, translated from the coding sequence GAAGCGAGAGTTTGCAGGGGCTGTACCGCAACCAGTTCCAGCTGCTGCCCAAGGCGGTGCCGTTCCGTCCGAGGCGGCTGACGGCGCTGCCGCAGATAGCGGGGCCGCAGACGGCGACGGTGACGGGCCCGGCGGGAGAGGAAATCCACACCGACGCGCACGGGCGCGTGAAGGTGCAGTTCCACTGGGACCGGGAGGGCAAGAGGGACGAGAAGTCGTCGTGCTGGGTGCGGGTGGGGCAGCCGTGGGGCGGGCCGGCATGGGGCGACGTGTGGCTGCCGCGCATTGGGCAGGAGGTGATTGTGCGCTTCCTGGAGGGAGACCCGGACCGGCCGTTGGTGGCGGGGGCGGTGTACAACGGGGCCAATACGGTGCCGTACGCGCTGCCGGACGAGAAGACGAAGTCGACGCGCAAGAGTGCGTCGAGCCTGGGCAGCGACGGCTTCAACGAGGTGCGGGTGGAGGACGCGGCGGGGGAGGAGGAAGTCTTCACGCACGCGCAGAAGGACGAGGACCTGCTCACCGAGGACAACAAGGAGCAGCTGGTGCAGGGGTACGAGGACCTGCTGGTGAAGAAGGACCGCAAGCGGACGGTGGAGGGGAACCAGAAGCTGCACGTGGAGAAGGACGACGTGGGGGTGGTGGAGGGGAACCAGACGCTGCTGGTGCAGAAGAATCGCGACACCACCACCACGGGCAGTCACGACGAGGCGGTGGAGGGCAACCAGGCGATGACGGTGGGCAAGAACATCACCGTGCTGGTGGCGCAGGGGACCATGGAGAGCGTGGGCGCGGCGAAGGCGACCACCATCGGCGGCGGCTACAGCGTCAACGTGGCCCTGGTCTACAACGAAGCCACTGGCGGAGCGCGGCTGCTGCAGATTGGCGCCGCGCACACCGAGTACATCGTCGGCAGCAAGCAGGAGACCGTCTCCAAGGACAAGCAGTCCAAGGTGATGGGTGACCAGGGCGCGCAGACCCGGGGCATGCTGACCATCACCATCGGCAAGGACCTGACCGAGCAGGTGAAGAAGACCAGCAGCCTGTTCGTGGAGGGCCCCATCTCCGTGCTGGCGAAGAAGTTCGAGCTCAAGGCGGACACCTTCTCGCTCGCCGTCAACGAGAAGGAGTTCCTGCGCATCGAGAAGTCCGGGAACGTGACGCTGTCCGCCAACACGCTCACGCTCGAGGGCTCCGAGATAAAGATGAAGGGCGCGAAGATAAAGAAGGAAGCCGCCGGCTCGCTCAAGGGGCTGACGCTCGAGAAGCAGGAGGTGGAGAGCCTGGTGGAGCCCAAGCCCGGCCCCGTCGAGTTCTCCCTCAAGGACCCCAAGGGCAAGCCCCTGGCCAACCAGAAGTTCGAGCTCACGCTGCCCGACGGCACCGTGAAGAAGGGCACGCTCGACGGCAGCGGCAAGGCGAAGCTGGAGGACATGCCCGCCGGCCAGTTCCAGCTCACCTTCCCCGAGCTGGAGAGCAGCCTCACCCGCCAGAAGTCCGACGCCTGA
- a CDS encoding cytochrome-c peroxidase, with the protein MRRHRLLPLLTLSTLGASALPACDAKPEPVAVAAVAAPVAEVKPAGPKVLTPEQLGHFFRPPAPAKGAKPAPVDTGAQVALGRMLYFEPRLSKNHDVSCNTCHGLGTFGVDNKPLSDGHKGQKGTRNSPTVYNAAGHIAQFWDGRADTLEAQASGPILNPVEMAMPDEKRVVATLSSIPEYTTRFREAFPGEKKPVSLANAARAIAAFERKLTTPSRFDQYLSGRHDALSEQEQRGLQLFAATGCTTCHNGPAVGGTSFQKLGLIEDYPGLKDAGRFDATKNEDDRGKFRVPTLLNVEKTGPYLHDGSVQDLPTMVRLMAKHQLARTLTDAEVDDLVAFLKSLTGELPPAELISEPPLPASTKKTPKPDPS; encoded by the coding sequence ATGCGCCGCCACCGGCTGCTCCCGCTCCTGACGCTGTCCACCCTGGGTGCCAGCGCGCTCCCGGCCTGTGACGCGAAGCCGGAGCCCGTGGCCGTGGCCGCGGTGGCTGCTCCCGTGGCCGAGGTGAAGCCGGCCGGGCCGAAGGTGCTGACGCCCGAGCAGCTGGGCCACTTCTTCCGCCCGCCCGCTCCGGCGAAGGGCGCGAAGCCCGCGCCCGTGGACACCGGGGCCCAGGTGGCCCTGGGGCGGATGCTCTACTTCGAGCCCCGCCTGTCGAAGAACCACGACGTGTCGTGCAACACCTGCCACGGGCTGGGCACCTTCGGCGTCGACAACAAGCCGCTGTCGGACGGGCACAAGGGCCAGAAGGGCACGCGCAACTCGCCCACCGTCTACAACGCCGCCGGGCACATCGCGCAGTTCTGGGACGGCCGCGCGGACACGCTGGAGGCCCAGGCCTCGGGGCCCATCCTCAACCCCGTGGAGATGGCGATGCCGGACGAGAAGCGCGTGGTGGCCACGCTCTCCTCCATCCCCGAGTACACCACCCGCTTCCGCGAGGCCTTCCCCGGGGAGAAGAAGCCGGTGTCGCTGGCCAACGCCGCGCGCGCCATCGCCGCCTTCGAGCGCAAGCTCACCACCCCGTCCCGCTTCGACCAGTACCTGTCGGGCCGGCACGACGCGCTCTCCGAGCAGGAGCAGCGGGGCCTGCAGCTCTTCGCCGCCACCGGCTGCACCACCTGCCACAACGGCCCGGCCGTGGGCGGCACGTCCTTCCAGAAGCTCGGCCTGATTGAGGACTACCCGGGCCTCAAGGACGCCGGCCGCTTCGACGCGACGAAGAACGAGGACGACCGGGGCAAGTTCCGCGTGCCCACGCTCCTCAACGTGGAGAAGACGGGCCCGTACCTCCACGACGGCAGCGTCCAGGACCTGCCCACCATGGTGCGGCTGATGGCGAAGCACCAGCTGGCGCGGACGCTGACGGACGCGGAGGTGGACGACCTGGTCGCCTTCCTCAAGAGCCTCACCGGCGAGCTGCCGCCCGCGGAGCTCATCTCCGAGCCGCCCCTGCCGGCCAGCACGAAGAAGACGCCGAAGCCAGACCCGTCGTGA